A window of Nitrospirae bacterium YQR-1 genomic DNA:
ATAATAGTCCGGTACCGGTACGGATTTAACACAAGACAACAACGATACAGATATTACAGTGCAAAGCAAAAATTTAATAATTAATCGCTGCTTCAATGGCTTCCCCTATATTTTTTACCCCTGTGATTTTAATATCCGGCTTAAACGTGAGCCGCTGCAGCGTGGACTCAGGAATTATAGCCTCCTTAAAGCCTATCTTTGCCCCCTCCTTAATTCTTCCCTCCGCTTGTGATACTCCCCGAATCTCTCCCGATAGCCCCACCTCACCAAATACGAAAACCGTCTCTCTGATAGGTTTCTCTTTTAACGAGGAAACTATCGCAACAACAATACCCAGATCAAAAGCCGGTTCGTTTATCTTCAGGCCCCCGACCACATTAAGGAAAACATCCATCCCGCCAAGATGCACACCGCCCACCTTTTCAAGCACCGCAATTAAAAGGTTAACCCTATTGCTCTCAACCCCTATTGCCGTTCTCCTGGGTATCGCCGTATTTGAGCGGGAAACCAGCGCCTGCAGCTCTACCATAATCGGACGCGTTCCCTCCACTGTGGAGATTACCGCCGTGCCTGAGGCCCCCTCAGGCCGCTCTGAAAGAAACAACTCAGATGGATTCAGTATCTCAACAAGGCCCAAATCCCGCATCTCAAACACTCCTATCTCATTTGTTGAGCCAAAGCGGTTTTTCACCGCACGCAGAATTCTGTAGGGATTCCCCCGTTCTCCCTCAAAATACAAAACCGTATCAACTATATGCTCCAGTGCGCGAGGGCCCGCTATTGCGCCGTCTTTGGTTACGTGACCTATCAAAAATATTGAGGTCATAGAGCTCTTTGCTAAAAACATCAGCTTCAGAGCACACTCCCGCACCTGTGTAACCGACCCCGGAGCTGATGAGGCATCCTGCGTAAACATTGTTTGAATCGAATCAATTATCACAATTGCCGGCTTTAATGATCTTATCTGCTCCGTTATATTTTCAAGGCAGGTTTCCGGCAATACGTTTATCTCAGGGTTTTCCACGTTTAACCTGTCCGCGCGGATTTTTATCTGCTTTAAGGATTCCTCACCGGAGACGTACAGCGAAATGCTCTTCAATGCCGCATTGCTTTTATACAGAGAGGACATCATCTGAAGCACTATGGTTGACTTGCCGATTCCAGGGTCCCCTCCTATTAAAATCAAAGAGCCTGCCACAATCCCACCACCCAGAACCCGGTTAAGCTCCTCTATTCCGGTAGAAAGTCTGTCCTCGGCGTTTACTGATATTTCACTAAGAGACACAGCCTCTGAGCCGGCCGGTTTTGACATCCCTTTTTTGATCTGTACCTCTTTCTCTTCAACAAAGCTGTTCCAACTGCCGCAGTCCGGGCACTTCCCAACCCATTTAGGTAAACTGTAGCCGCAGGATTGGCACTGAAATACGGTCTTCGTTTTATACATTTAAAATAGCCATCCCCTTGCCGGGATAAATTGCCTTCCCTTCTATTGCAGTTGTTATGAATTCCTTTGCTAACCGGGCACTTTCGACAGCCGTCTTCCCCATGGCAAGATTTGCCGTTATTGCCGCTGAATATAAACAGCCG
This region includes:
- the radA gene encoding DNA repair protein RadA; this encodes MYKTKTVFQCQSCGYSLPKWVGKCPDCGSWNSFVEEKEVQIKKGMSKPAGSEAVSLSEISVNAEDRLSTGIEELNRVLGGGIVAGSLILIGGDPGIGKSTIVLQMMSSLYKSNAALKSISLYVSGEESLKQIKIRADRLNVENPEINVLPETCLENITEQIRSLKPAIVIIDSIQTMFTQDASSAPGSVTQVRECALKLMFLAKSSMTSIFLIGHVTKDGAIAGPRALEHIVDTVLYFEGERGNPYRILRAVKNRFGSTNEIGVFEMRDLGLVEILNPSELFLSERPEGASGTAVISTVEGTRPIMVELQALVSRSNTAIPRRTAIGVESNRVNLLIAVLEKVGGVHLGGMDVFLNVVGGLKINEPAFDLGIVVAIVSSLKEKPIRETVFVFGEVGLSGEIRGVSQAEGRIKEGAKIGFKEAIIPESTLQRLTFKPDIKITGVKNIGEAIEAAINY